A window of Phaseolus vulgaris cultivar G19833 chromosome 4, P. vulgaris v2.0, whole genome shotgun sequence genomic DNA:
CTCTCCATCAATCTTCTTTTTTCAATTTCCAAACCCTAAAATTTCGTTCAGTCCACGTGTGCAAACCAATATGCGACTGTGTGCGCCATGTCATACCGTTAATGTCGTTGGTGGAAACTTAACGGAAGGGACCAAATTTAACCTTTTTAAATATCTTgagaccaaattgatttttttaaaagtcactatattaaattgaatattgacacCAAATGTAGGAATCAAAACGGTAATTATACCTTAAATTAACTTCAACAATGTTAGTTTTACTCCTTATGTTCCTTTTATCTTTACATTTTTCCACATATTTGTTATGTCTATGTTTTAGATATCATATTCATACGACTTTAAAGCTCTataatttagtttttctttttctctcttttaaaatctttttttcttttggtttctaatttatatatagaaaCTTACTTCACTTATCATTATTGTTATATGTTGtcaattttaattcttattatcttttttatatgtgaatacaatattttttttgattattttcttcattatacTTTTTAGATATTTCTTATTattgattataaattatttttttatctttttggaTTTACATGTTAATAGTTTATCTTTTACATAACCTAAAATCCATAAGAAAGACATACGATTTAAGAAACAATTCTTCTTAAAACAAGTATTAGTTAATTATATTCTTATAGATTATCagtcaaaaaataatttgatttattgttgaaagttaaaaatattgtttCCAATATGtgttgtaatatattttttaaatttatcaattAACAATACACAagtttttgtaataaaaaattaagcaaTTTATTTAAGAATCATTGTTAAAAGTATTTAGGTTTTTGattttttatctatataaaaagatatgtttaaaaatacaaatagtAAACACATCtatattttctaatatattagatatacttatttgattatttagaTGATTTGGTTTTATTAAAGTTAGAAATATTATAACATCCCAATATTAATATTCCCTTCAAGTAACATTCCAAATAGCTAGTAGTACTTATCAACACTAATTCAAAGAGTTTTTTTTActcaaaataaagtaaaaagaaaGACGGTATAGGacacactagtacaaaatataaaaGTCACAATCCTAAATAACAACACTTACTACATAAAAGAAAAGATGGTGAcagttttgtaattttttggCCTTTTTAACGATGATTCCTGACCCAACCGTCATTAAAAACACATACCAGAGACATATAGCAACAATTTTATGCTAATCATTGTTAAAAGAACATGTTAGCCACACATAGCGACGATTCTTAGAAGAGTCGTCGTTGAAAAGATGACAGGGACTAAAAATCTCGTGCTCTTTTCACTGTTCACTCTTTTAACCCTTTCTTCCCACGCCCTTTCACTCTCGTCACTCTTCCACTCTTCACTCTCGGCACTTGTTGTGCGCCGCTCCCTGTCATTACCGTTTGTTGTCCCTATCACTCTACTGCAAATCACCTAGTTACTGTCGTGTTCTGTTGTCGCTTCACTGCTCCCGCCCCTCTTTTTCTTGAAGTCTTGCTTCCACGTTGATGTCATTGCGAAGATCCACTCCTGCGCCGCTACCCTTGACGTACATCGTTGCTCTACATGCCCTGTAGTCGCACGTTTTCGTTGCACCTGCCGTGCATTTCTAGTAAGCTTCCGTCGCTTCCTTCCTTACCAGCCGCCACACTCAACAGTCGCACAAAAACCTCCCTTTGGTTTCCTCCTTTtcacaaaaatgtaaaaacatgATAGTattctaattaatatttaatttgttatttgtatttaattaatgttattataaatTTGTGTATATATGTATGTGTTGAACGTGTGCATTATGAGTTCGAGGGTGTTCGACCTCCGACAATTTTGATTTAACTTTATaatgaattaaatattatttttatatattgaatGCAGTGATGTTGAGTTCGGGGGTGTTTGAACTCCaacaattttgatttagttttataatGAATTAGATATTAATTGTATATATTGAACGCGTTGATGCCCAGTCCGGGAAAATTCGACCTCCAgcaattttgatttaattttgtaatGAATTAGATAGTATTTATATGTATTAAATGTGTTGATGCTGAGTCTAGGGGTGTCCAATCCTTaacaattttgatttatattttcttagttTACCAATTATATGGATCGGGGTTGGATTGATACACCACGTACAAGAGATGCATACAAGAGAGGGGTagaaaaattcatatattttgcACAATGTAATGTCGTTAGTAATCATAACAGAGTAAGAATAAGGTATCATTGTGtgaattgtttgaatggaaggatattgaatatttcaaaaattagaaaacatcttttgtgtgatggTTTTTTGGAAAATTATACAACATGGACTTGGCACAATGAATTGTTACACTTGCCAAGATTGTGCGGAGCTTCGAAGTTTGTGGATTTCTCAATGGACGATAGATTAGAGGACATGATTTGTGACGTGGGAGCAGAATCTTTTACTGATgcagtttttgaaaatatatctaatgatgcagagactcctttgtatcctagttcaactaacttcacacgattaACAGTATTAAAGTTggtgaatttgaaggcaataaatgcaTGGACCGACAAAAGATTTATAAAAATGCTTCAATTGTTGAAGGACATGCTTCAAGAAGGAAATACATTACCCAATCAAAATTACGTggcaaaaaaaatactttgtctCATGGGTATGgatatataaaaatacattcatgtcctaatgattgtattttatacagaaatgagtatgaagatttaagaagatgtccCATGTGTGGTTTGTCACTTTATAATGGTCAAAGTTAGTCAAAAAGAGGAAATTGATGAAGTCACAAAGGAAGGTCCTCCTACTAAGGTCGTATGGTATCTTCCAATAATTCCAAAGCTTAAGCGTTTTTTTGCAAATACAGATGACGCTAAAAACCTTAGGTGACATGAAGACaatagaaaatgtgatggaCAACTTCGTCATCCAACTGATTCTTTGCAATGGAAGAagattgataaaataaattttgaatttggaaaagaatcaagaaaatTGAGACTTGGATTGACTACTAATAGAATGAAtcctttttgaaattttaagtaTTAATAAAAGTTCATGGCTCGTTTTGTCATTGATTTACAAGCTACCTTCCACTTTATGTATGAAACacaaatacatgatgttatctatgatgatctctGGTTAAATAACTTGAGAATGacataaatttttatcttaatccattgattaaagatttgaaattattgtgAGATGAAGGAGTTTATGTGTTTGATGCgtttaagaatgaatctttccAATTGTATGCAATGTTATTTTGTACTATCAATGACTTCCCTGCATATGAAAAAttgtcaggttatagtgtgaaaggtcatagagcatgtccaatatgtgaAGAGAACACATCATATGAGAAATTGTAACATGGAAGGAAGACCGTGTATCTTCGGCATCATAGATTTCTAACGAAATATCATCCATATTGCAGATTGAAAAAAGCTTTGGAACACTTCTGAACATTAAAGGAAAATCGAAGGATGATGTGAATGCACGActggatttgattgagatgaatatACGAGAGGAATTGACACCACGAGAAGTTGGTAAACGTACATACTTACTTGCAGCATGTTACACTTTGTCGAAGaaggagaaaacaagtttttgtgaatttcttaaaggtgttaaggtaCCACAAGGCTACTCTTCAAATGTTAAGAGTTTTGtatctatgaatgatttgaaactaattgACTTAAAGTCTCAGATTGTCACATTCTAATGCAACAAATACTATCGGTGGCTATACTTGGaatcttattaaaaaatgttaggcatacaattactcgactatgttcatttttcaattcgaTATGTAGTAAAGAGATTGACCCTCAAAACTTTGATGAACTTAAAGAAGAAATTATTGTGATCTTGTGTTAGCTCGATATGTTTTTTCTCCATCATTTTTTGATATCATGATACATTTGGTTGTTTATCTTGCAAGAGAAATCAGATTGTGCGTGCCAACTTATATGCGATAGATGTATCCAGTTGAACAatacatgaagattttgaagggatGTGTAAAGAATTAATGTCGTCCAGAAGCTTCCATTATTGAATGATACATTTCAGAAGAAGCTATTGAGTTCTGTTccgagtacatgtcaaaagtAAAATCTATAAGAGTTCCTAAAAAATGTTGGCACTCTCATAGATTGATAAGTAAATCTTCAAAAGGTGTACATGTCATAAGCAAATCTAGAGAAGAGGttttgcaagcacatttgtatatCCTGAATAACACTAATGAGATGTTACCATACTTAGATGAACATAAAgacattgtcaaatataaaaatccaagGCAATAAGAAAAATGGGTGTTAATCGCGTATAGcaaaactttcatgtcatggTTTAAGTAACAAATGAACGATCCATCAACATCAAAAACATTAACATGGCTTACAAGCAGTCTAAAgtttgatgttttatgttgttctggctatgaagtaaatgattgtttgttttacacaaagtctTGAGATGATAAGAGTACAATGAAAAATAGTGGAGTCACTTTGGAGGCAGAGTTCATGCAGTTTTCAACTTCAAAACATCAAAATCATGTTGTGGGATCAATGCCTTAttatggtgtcatagtagaaattTGGGAGGTTTATTATACCAAGTTTATTGTACCTATTTTCAAATACAAGTTTTAGTTGACATTTGAAAGATAGGTTATCATAACGAACCATTCATAATGGCATATCAAGCTTCCCAAGATTTCTATATCCAAGACCCTAtgtttgaaaactattttgttGTGTTGCATGGACAAAAACAACATAATGACCTAGAAGATGAATaaccaaataataatattgataatgaaTCACTTACAAGAAAGACGATCAATAAAAAACACAATGATGTTGCTGAtgaaggaatatatatttgtatgtgcATGTGTTTgaggtttatttttacattatataatttttattatgtttcatATTCTTAATGTTCATCATATTTGTTTCACAACAGGAACAAGGTTGATGATGAAGTTCCCCGTTCAAGAACTAGTAGAGGACTTACTAGCTTAAAGACTATGTGTATCAAGATAAATAGAGGTCCAAAAGTGCTATTGACTATCGATGTCAACATTGGTGTCGCTAATGGGCCAAATTCAGAAAATTTTAATAGTTATCTCATAGTAATTGCTCGCGAAAGGATCTTTATCTTAACTCCTTCTTGGAATAATGTCACCGAGCATGAGAGAACCATGATTTGACAAGATATTCTAGTATGCAACTGTTTTTACTTTGTTCAATCTGaagtttgtttttactttttcattATGAAGTTTGTTAtgaactaattatattttaacaatGTAGATGAATTATGATATACCGAATGTGGAAAATGTTGAGAGCGATCTTCACTGGATGTCAAGTTTCGTTAgtttaaatcaaaattgacaacagCTTATATATTTGGTGCAAGGGAAGGAGAAAATTCTTGTACCAAGTACACATGCCTTGATGAAGAAACTTAGCAGCAATTTGTATAGACTTGACAAACTGAGAAATGGCAGGTTAATATCAGTTGTTTTATATAGATGGCAGGTTATGATGTTGCTTTGTCAATAGAAATCAGGTTTGCTGCTTCATCTAGCACTAGTTTTTGTTCCAGAGAGATATCGGTAAGTCATAACACCTCACCCAAACTTCTTTGTGACTTGCTACCCGTGACTCAGTTTATGGCTCAATGCTCACAAAAATGCTATCGAACCACTCTCTGTTTAACTTTATCAACTCCTCCATGTTTTCACCTTCCCTAGGTGTTAGGAGAGCTAGGTTGTCCCCCCATAGATCTCACTTTAACCATGGTCATTCCTCCGCTAACAAATTCTTCTACCAATTGTTCAAAGTCCAGACCATCATTGTATTTACCTACTGCACTCCTTACCATCCATGGCAAGGTCAGTATCTGTGTATTAAAAGTTGGTCCCTTCCAATCCCTTCATGCATGCCCTCTAACAGCATCCGCAAAAGATTTTTTCTCACTCTTCTCCACCCATACCTCCTTCCCTTTCTTAGGCATGTTTTCGTTGATATTTGTTTACTCCTTCTCGTATACAAGCCTCTCCATGTTCGGATAACTAGACACCTTTCTCTCCCCCCAGGGAAGCTCCTGTTGATGACGACGGTATTTTGGGATGTTCACGAAGAGTTTTGTATTCCCTATGTATAACTGGTCAAGCTCCCTCTCCAGCTTCCCCACATTTCTCACGTCAAAAATCCTCACGAACCCGAATCTTTTTCCCCACTTGTTAAGTCTACGTGAAATgaaaacttctttcacccttGCCCATCTATGGAAGATTTTTAACATATCTATTTCTCCAAAGCCACTGGAAAAGTTTGAGAAGAAAAACGTTGTAAAATCATTATACCTAATAGGTGGTTTACGAACGGAACCACGACCACCGCGCCTTTTCGACGTGAACGCTCTGCTTCCCGACACCATAGTAAatatagagagagaaaaaacacCAGTGCGAGATAAAAGGTTTTTATGACGGTTGTTATCTACCTATCATAATAATTAACAAGGTGTATATTTGTAATTGTGAAAGAAACTTATTATGTGAATTATAAAATAAACCGGCATAATAAGTTTTCGTTATGATGGgacataaaaaattatctatcataaaaaataacacattTTATAAGGTTAAAATATTGTTTGTCATACAAAATAACACATTTTATGACAACTCTTTTAATCTCGacatagaaaaataaattttttatgacGATTATACAACCAACATAGAAAATACAAACTTTTTATGTCGCATGTATCTATGACAGATCTAAAACTGAAATAGAAAAGTTTATTAATcgtcataaaaaatatatttttcattaatgataaaattatatcgcaacataaattatttatcttaaactatttaacatatatctaaaatatattttatagattgaaaatatttacttatcaaaatattaaattgtaatattatttttattacattctTTAAACTATAATATAATTCATTACTTTCCTTATTAACATAAATTGATtttgaagaaattttttttgtcattcttATATAAATTTATCTCATTGATgccattttgtttttcaatagTTTATGTGTACAAAACAAATGGGCAAACAAAATTTTCATAATGAGattttccaaaataaaatttacagaAAAACAATAAGATAAATGACATGATAGtgaatattaacttttaattcATAATACCAATATTTACACTTAAAGATGAATTTCAACCAATTAATCTTAAATCCTATATAATTCATGGTGAAAATGGAGGACAATAATGAAAACGGAAAAATTAATCCTAAATTCAATGTTTTAACTTATCACTAATGCATAAAGGATTTTGTTTAATCAAAACTTCACGACCAATTCCCTTTCAATCTATTTTGCATGCATGCATCTCTGGATACCTTTGTTCCACAAAGAGCATATCCACAACAATATTGGAACCCTAATAACTCAATCTTCTTCTTGCAACTCTTTCATCTATTTCTCTCATTCTTCTTACTCACATAAGAAATAAAAGTCATATCTTCAATGATAGAACTTGTAGAACTTTCAGAAGTACATGTTGTTAACTcctcaaataatttttttttgttattcatGTTATTCGTTTCACACTTTACATCCATACAACCTTTTGATTTGGTGTCGTTTTCTTTGAGATAATCTTTGTAGCATTTTGAACAAAGTTCTTGTTGCTAGCATATCCATTGAACCAACAACCATTAGCACAAAATGATGTATCCATGTGTTTGACTTAAAGGAAACTTTGAAGATATGTTGATATAACCTCACAATTTTGAATCCAAGAGAATGAAAAATATGTGCAACaattgaaaaatttaaagaGTATTTATAAGCAAAAGTGATGAGAAATTTCTAAATAAATCTTATCTAGATCATCAACATATCTTAACTAATTATATCTTTTGTTAAATAaaatccatatatatatatatattattacataaatagtaaatattgtttaaaagaTATATAGTGACAATTAAAAGTTATTACCATATGTGTtggaaattttaaaagaaatattttttttttgacgTTTTAAActgataatatatttaaattattaatatgctaattttaaattaataaaaaactatttcaaaTCACCTCAAAaccataaaattctaaattcaacaatttaaaaaatatgtgacCTCACAAAAGCCAATAAAACTTAAAAGTTAAAGgattttttagtaattttatttaataaaacattttataacttCATTTAAGCTAAAATTcagatttcaaaattttaatttaatttcagtagcataaattaaaaaattatttaaattaatttcaacaATGTCAGTTTTTACTCCTTTATGTTCCTTTtatctttacattttttttacatattttttctgTCTGTGTTTCAGATATCATATTCATACTACTTTAAAActccataatttattttttcttcttctctcacttctatttttttttttctttctaatttctATATAGAAACTTAATTCACTTTATCATTATCATTATATGTtgtcaattttaaattttattattttttatatgtgaatacaatatattttttattattttcttaactcTACTTTTAAGATATctcttattattaattattaatttttttttatccttttggatttatatgttaataatttttatttcacttacattacaagaaaatcatgaaatagaaaccaattttagagacaaaaaataattagttgtcatagtgactaaattagagaccattttagggactaaataaatttttggtttctaaattagtttctattattgttaaatggtttctaaattggtatctaattagcaaccaaggtttttgttaccaaatttagaatctaaataattgatagttaaaacttggtagctaattatataccaatttagaaactatttaacaataatagaaactaatttagaaaccaattttttttttagtttctaaaatggtatctaatttagttactattgcaactaattattttgatttctaaaaattggtttctatttgatgattttcttgtagtgttaatcTAAAGATGGAAATATCGTAACATCCCAAGATCAATAACTTCTTCAAGTAACATCCCAAGATAGTAATAGTTATCAACATTAGGtcaaagagtttttttttattcaaaatgaaGTAAAAACAAGGATCGTATAAGACATATAGCTAAACTCGAGTTAACACAAATTTGTATTTGGATGattgttaaaataaaacaatttttagttTGTATCCCTAATGATCTTTATGTAGACTTGTGTGTTATCCATAATCCGAGTAGTTAGAAGAAGAATACATTTCCTCTAACACAATAATAAGCTTTAAGCATATTTTTGTTAAGTACATCATAAGCTTAAAGTTTGTCTGCCCTTATTATAGTTGAATATTTCATTTATTAGATGAAGTGAAAACGTGTTATATGATCTATAAGATAAAACATTTGCATTTTATATTATCTactattttttttgtagtttcttgCTTCAGATTAAACATCTTCATACTTTATACTTTGTTGCTACAAACACTTAATCAAAACTACAATATTGTTGGACTTTACTTTAAAATATGTGtactaaattaaaatcaaatctcACATACATAATATACATTTgtagttttaaaaaatgaaatggaaaatttaaatttttattattatataaaatttgttaattatttatgtatatttatattatgataGCTACTAAAAAAACCCTTAAATATAGACaccaattttagaaaccaaattttagaaaaaaataataattattattattatattgactaaatttgataccattttagagactaaaaaaattattgatattcaaattagtttttattattgatgattagtttctaaattgatatctaatcaACTATAACatcaatttagaaataatttatcaataatatcaatttagaaacaatttatcaacaatagaaactaattcaaatatgaataattttttttaatttctaaaataatatctaatttttcaaaataacaactaattatttttttcaaaaaattaatttttatttaataatttttttatcgtGATATAATGTCACACTTAAGAAatataatacatttatttatttgaaaataatgttatgagatttttgaaataatggaaataaaaaagcttacataaataaaaataaaagtttacacATTTTATAAGAATGAAAACATACTTAAAAAACAGGTTGTTTAAGAATCAAACCAAATATTTTTATGTGGTATAGACTACCACCcgagttttatttttttaatggtgTACTcgattatttgtatttaaatataatcgattattttcatttattattttatcattattttatattaataattaaagttttaaatttcattttatattatacTGTAGTTTTTCCTATAACTATTATATTTACAATACATATTTTcatgaaatatttaatttaaaattaattttttaattaatttattcatattttcctaatttaattttaaaatttgcaaGTTATGAATTATTCCTgagttatttaataatttcaacAAAGTACGTTAAATTAAAACAGAGTAGAGCAATtaattatatactataattatatatattttttagaaacttaatttaaaagtaaccagtttttttgtttgtttctttCCTATTGAAGATACCATTTTCTGGCACATTCCCCACCAACCATGCCTGAAGCAAAGAACATTTACATTTGTCAATTTCCCTCAGGATGGCAAAATCGTAATTGAATAGGAAAGCAAGGGCAAAGTGAAGGAACCCAAACAAACTCTCCCTATAAAACCGTAGTGAGTCTCTTACCGTTCGGAACCAAAACCTACGAGTCAACGAAATCACTCACAGTTGCAACGTTAAAAATGGGTTCTCGATATGAGGTGGAACTGAAACTCTCATCAGCGCGCGGGTTGAAGAACGTGAACTGGCGCCACGGCGCAAACCGCCCGTACGTCGTTGTTTGGGTGGACTCCAGCAACAAGCTCTCCACGCACGTCGATCAGAACGGCGACACCGACGCCAATTGGGATCAGACGCTCGTGGTCCCGTTACCGGCGAAGCCTCTCGAAGATCAAACGCTCCACATCGATGTCGTTCACGCCGTCTCGGAGGAAGAAGACACCAAGCCGCTCATCGGCTCGGCTCGGCTCAAGCTCTCTGAGATTCTCGACGATGGCGGAATGGGCGAGCGCGTGGGCCGCACTCTCACGCTCAAGCGCCCATCGGGGAGACCCCATGGGAAGGTTGAAGTTAGCGTAACCATCAGAGAACCGCGCTATCCTCCACCCGGTGGCTACCAAGCGCCGCCTTACGGCGTGCGGGACTATTCTCCCGCTCCACAGGGCTATGGGTACCCTTCGTACGGTGCGCCGCCAAGTGGGTATCCTTACAATGCTCCACCGCAAGGTTATGGTGCGCCACCGCAGGGCTATGGTGCGCCACCTCAGGGTTATGGTGAGCCACCGCAGGGTTATGGTGCACCACCGCAGGGATATGGTGCGCAACCTCAGGGATATGGTGCGCAACCTCAGAGTGGGTACGGGTATAGTAATGCACCTCCGCAAACGGCGTCGTATGGGCAGGGGAGCGCGTACGGGTACGCGCCGaaagaggagaagaagaagagtaAGTTTGGGGGTATGGGAGCGGGATTGGCTGTGGGCGCGGTTGCTGGGGTTCTAGGTGGAGTCGCGCTTGTGGAGGGTGCTGAGTATCTGGAAGATAAGATTGCTGAAGATGCCGCAGAGAAGGTTGAGGAAGATCTTGGTTACGATGGTGATGACTTCTAGAGAATTATTGTCTCATCTTTTATTTTATGCCAAAAGAGAACTGcggaaacaaaataattttatgttttatgtgtttttttcatcttttttcattttttctgttTGAGTAAAAGTCTTTTATTTATGACATCATTAATGCGTTTATCAACGTAACCTTGATTGTTTCTTTCTAGAACAtcaatttctttatttattctaatattcttaaaaaatttaaaattaaaagaaaacatatttgtactagatatcaaaataataatgcACCAATTGATGAAAATAAGAGTAAGGATTTTTTTAAGGAATTAAAACATTAGGATAAAAATGACTGTTCAACATAGTTTCTGGTGAGCTTTTGCTCTGTGAATatgctgtttttgtttgaacTTATCTATAGTGTTTGAAGCTTACAATTGGAAGTGTGAATTTTGTGGGGGCAGAAAAAGTGTGCAATAAGTAAATTTTGGTGCCTCATTAATAAACCATTTATTGGGTTGTTTCTCCtagataaaatttaatttaatttatttattttattataactttaaaTCAGTTATCtattatattcttttaaattttctctCTCTGAATAAATTTTAACTCATGACAACAATAAAAGTAAcattataattgaaaaatgatatgtttttcttaaagttaaaaaaataactgataaaagataaattttccTTTAAGAAACTATTATTAGATAGAAAAGAGAGTGAGAAGCATTTAAAAAAGTGTGTTGACTATGGAAGtgtgataaatttaaaaattagtgaTGACTGTGGAAACCACCACAGAAGGTGTTATGTGGGAGAGTGACTATGTGTTTTTATTACTTTGACCAAAGTGCTCGTCcgtttaaattaatatttatattaacattaatatagTATATCAATaagagaggtcaagaaaatataattttaataaaataagaatatttataatttagtttCTACTTTATTTTAGTAGAATTATAAGTTCatgtaaaaaatacaaaaaattaggTAAGTTTCTAATTTATAAGATGAAGACATTTCAGGTAgctttatattataattttattttatttttattattttatattttaatatttttttattatcttaatttattttaaatttataaagataattcattattatattattatttaattttttatgtaatttaaattgaaaaattaacattataaattgaagtgactaatattttattacatgatgttatgtgaaaaaaaatttaatacgACAATAACTTAATTTGAGATGAAAAAGgattaaatttgattattattcTTTACATCAAttcattaatataaaatgatttGTCTA
This region includes:
- the LOC137837596 gene encoding protein SRC2-like is translated as MGSRYEVELKLSSARGLKNVNWRHGANRPYVVVWVDSSNKLSTHVDQNGDTDANWDQTLVVPLPAKPLEDQTLHIDVVHAVSEEEDTKPLIGSARLKLSEILDDGGMGERVGRTLTLKRPSGRPHGKVEVSVTIREPRYPPPGGYQAPPYGVRDYSPAPQGYGYPSYGAPPSGYPYNAPPQGYGAPPQGYGAPPQGYGEPPQGYGAPPQGYGAQPQGYGAQPQSGYGYSNAPPQTASYGQGSAYGYAPKEEKKKSKFGGMGAGLAVGAVAGVLGGVALVEGAEYLEDKIAEDAAEKVEEDLGYDGDDF